In Nicotiana tabacum cultivar K326 chromosome 19, ASM71507v2, whole genome shotgun sequence, one DNA window encodes the following:
- the LOC107774182 gene encoding cyclin-P3-1 has protein sequence MGTLAPESEVICSEKYLALGLKVSGKQKSGKPRVLSLLSTLLERSVQKTESLLESTQRKDVITIFHGSRAPSLGIEQYLDRIFKYSCCSPSCFVVAHIYMERFIERTSAHLTSLNVHRLLITSVMVAAKFIDDAFYNNAYYARVGGVTTKELNKLEMKFLFGLDFRLHVNVKTFGSYCSLLEKEGTLGLPIEHSIQACRITESWSNKDDSTCAQIAR, from the exons ATGGGAACTCTGGCGCCTGAATCTGAGGTCATATGCTCAGAAAAATACTTAGCATTGGGGCTGAAGGTATCTGGCAAGCAAAAATCAGGAAAACCCAGAGTTCTATCGCTTCTTTCAACACTTCTTGAGAGATCTGTTCAAAAAACcgaaagcttattagaaagtacTCAAAGAAAAGATGTGATTACAATATTTCATGGATCAAGAGCCCCCTCGCTGGGTATCGAACAATACTTGGATCGCATTTTTAAGTATTCGTGTTGCAGCCCTTCATGCTTTGTGGTTGCGCACATTTACATGGAGCGATTCATTGAACGCACTAGTGCTCATTTAACTTCCCTCAATGTTCACCGACTACTAATCACAAGTGTGATGGTGGCAGCAAAATTCATTGATGATGC ATTCTATAACAATGCATACTATGCAAGAGTAGGTGGTGTAACCACAAAAGAGTTGAATAAGTTGGAGATGAAATTTTTGTTTGGACTGGATTTCCGACTTCATGTAAATGTCAAGACATTTGGAAGCTATTGCTCGCTCCTGGAGAAAGAAGGCACTCTAGGCCTCCCAATCGAGCATTCAATCCAGGCATGTAGAATCACCGAGAGCTGGTCAAACAAAGACGATTCCACCTGTGCACAAATTGCAAGATGA